The stretch of DNA AGTGCAGTTAAATGCACTTTTGAGCTATAAAACCCGATCGAATAGGTAAAGTCACTTGTGAAGTGTATTTAATTGCACTTTTATTGTTATTTGTTTAAATATTTTTTATTTTTGACACAAATAGAGCACTATGATGCACTTTTCAAAATTAATAAAAACCATTAAGGCCCGCAGAGAAATGCTGCAGGTAAACCAAGAAATGCTAGCAGAACTATCTGGTGTTAGCCTTAGAACCCTAAAGCAGTTTGAAAGTGGAAAAGGCAACCCCACCTTGCAAACCATTAGTAAATTGGCTGATGCATTGGGTTTAGAGTTAACACTACAAGTAAAAACCCTAATAAATGAGACAAGCTAAGGTTATCTACAAAAACGAAGAGGCAGGATTGCTTACCCAATTAGATAATGGAGACTTTGTATTTCGCTACCATGATACATGGTTTAATTCTGCAGACAAACCTGCTATTAGTCTTACACTTCCAAAAAATCAGCAAGAATACCAGGCGGAACATTTGTTCCCGTTTTTCTACAACATGCTGCCAGAAGGAACCAATAAACAAGTCGTGTGCCATGCCATGCGCATTGATAAAAAAGATCATTTTGGCTTATTACTAAATACTGCGACTTATGACACCATCGGAGCAGTTAGAATCATTAAAATAGACAATGTATGAGTTTATCTGATATCCAATATTGCCCTGGCACATTAAAAGAAGGGAATCAAACTTACTCGTCAACAGCTTTGAAGCGTGTTTTTAATGGGAAAAAAGTAAGTCATGTACTTCCTTATGAATCGCCTGCAACAAACGAAGTAACAGATGAACTATTTGATGATAATCGAAAAAGGATGTCTATTTCAGGTGTACAAGAAAAGTTTTCGATTCTGTTAGACAAAAACAAACTACGCCTAATAAAAGAAGGTGAACAAGGACAATACATTCTTAAATCAAAACCAAGTGCAGGTAAAAACCCTGAACAGATGCCTGCCAATGAGCATTTAACCATGCAAATAGCAAGGCAGGTTTTTAATATAGAAACTGCTGAGAACGCGCTCATTTTTTTTAGCAATGGAGATCAAGCTTATATCACTAAGCGATTTGATGTTAAAGATGACGGTACTAAGCGGGCACAAGAAGATTTTGCTGCGTTAGCGCAAAGAACACCTCAAACCCATGGAGAAAATTATAAATATTTGGGTAATTATTATGAATTATTTGAACTACTGAAAAAGTTTGTTCCTGCCTACAATGTCGAAGCTCCCAAGCTACTAAAACTTATCCTCTTCAACTACTTGTTTTCTAATGGAGATGCACATTTTAAAAACTTCTCACTCATACAAACTGAGTTGGGAGATTATAAATTGAGCCCAGCATATGACTTACTAAATAGTCGCATTCATATTGCGGATAAAGATTTTGCACTTGATGATGGTTTACTACCTTCAGCCCAAGCAAAAGGAAAAGTGCACGAACAGTTTCATAAGCTAGGCGAAATAGCTGGAATTAATACAAAACTTATTGACGGTATCTTTTCTCTGTTAACTTCCAAAAAGGACGAAGTACTTAATTTAATTAGCCACTCATATCTATCGGATAAATTGAAACGTAATTACGAACAGGCCTATTTAACCCGATTGAAAAAGCTAAACAGGAATTGAGAATGAAAAATGCTGATACACTTTATTTGATTTAATACATTTTGTTTAATTAATAAACCGGATATTTTATCAATACTAAGGTTTGTTTACTCAATAGTTTTTTATAGACTTGCATCATCTAAACTAATTAACCCAAATTTGAATAAGGTATTTTCAAAACACGACTCTACTGACGATAATCTGTTTTCCTCTATTAAACAGTCGGACGAAAGAGCATTCCGGATCTTATATGATAGATACTGGAAGGCATTATATGCTTTTGCATATTCTTTTACCGAAGATGAAGATCTATCGAAAGATATTGTACAGGAGATCTGGATTACCTTCTGGGATAAACGAAAAAACATCGATGTTAAGAATGTGAAAGCATATCTTTATTCGATGGTTAGAAACAGGGTTTATAATCAACTTCGCGATAACAAAAAACTGGAACATCAGCTCGAGATAATCGATAAATATCTTACTGTTGATGATATTACTGACCTTACTGATCTTGCCGATACAAACCAACTGTTAGAAGAAGCTATTGCTAAATTACCCGAGCGCAACAGAGAAATATTTATGCTCAGTCGTTTCGAGGGATTATCTAATCAGGAAATTGCTGATAGACTTGATATTTCGAAGCGTACAGTAGAGAACCACCTTACAAATTCACTTAGACAAATACGAAAGTCGGTAATTGTTGCTTTGCTTCTTGCTTCGATATAATTCCAAATAGACAGATGTTGCAAAGCAACTATTAAACAGAACCAACGACTCGATAAACAGCGAAAGATATTTTTTTATAATTAACTAAAGTTTCCCACATCTCGGATGTAAGATCTATGACATGGGAAATTTCAACGATCTGTAATTACTTGAGTATGTTTCAGTTAGTGGCTATTGGAAAATATAACAAACATTTTTTCATATTCTCTTGTGTGTGCTTCATGTTTTGTGTGTCTTATTTATAAAGGGAAGAGTTTAATCCCTCTTAGAAAGGAATACATAGAGATAGAAAATGAAAAATAAAGAAAATAAATTACTACATAAGTACCTGAATGACGATATCAATGATCAGGAAAATTTAGCCCTGCTTGTATTGGAGAAGAAGAAAATTTATGACAAGAAGGACGAAGTTTTCAAAAACCATCTTCATGAAAGTAAACTGAAAATGGATATTTTTTCCGGAATAAATGCTAAAAGAGTTAAAAAGATGTCATTGTACAGGGCTCTTCAAATAGCTGCTACGGTTGTTATTATGTTAGGAATAGGTTTGGGGTATATAATTAACAGTGCATATTTTGGAACTACCGAATTATCAAACAATCTTAAAAATCCTCAAAGCTATAATCTGCCGGATGGAACAGAAATCACACTGGCCTCAGGAAGTAGTATATTTTATGATGCTGATTTCGATGATGAATTCAGAAAAGTGGAGCTGAAAGGTGAGGCTTTTTTTGATGTTGAACGCGACGAAAACCGTCCTTTCATTATTAAAACTGATAGGTTAAATACCGAGGTATTAGGAACTTCATTCAATATAAAACAAACTGATAAAGCAGTAAAAGTTACTGTAGTTACCGGTCTTGTTAAAGTATACGACAATAAAAATGAAGTAAAAGTGAAACCACAGCACGAGGCTGTTTACAATATCAACAGCAGTGATCTGGTTAAACATCAAATCGATAATGACTACGCCACTTCATGGCTGAAAGATAAGTACAGGTTAAATAGAGTAGATATTATTCAGTTAACCGATTTTGTTGAGCAAAGATTTGGAGTAAGTCTGTTATACAAAGATAAAGAAATTGAACATACTCTAATTACAACTACAGTTAGAAAAGGAGAAAGCATCGACGACTTTATTGAGAAAATAAACGATCTGGAAGAGATTAATATAACAAAGCTAAATGCTAACGAGTTAAATGTAACCCTTGTTGAAAACTAATAATACATCCCAAATCAAAATGATAAGTAAAATCAATATAAGGAATGTAATTATCATATTTCTGGCCGTGTTTTTTGTGTACCCCATTGCTGTTGCACAAGGGGTTCAGAAAGATCCTGGTGATGAAAAAATTACTGTAAAGGAATCGAACATAACATTATCCGAATTATTGGATATTATGGATTCAAAATCGGAATACGATGTTTCATACGGGAACTATGTAATATCTCTTTCCGATAAATATAATTTCACCTACCATTCAAAAACTGTGTTCAATATTCTCGATGATATCAGTAAAAAACTTAATGTAAGTTACAAGGTCTCGGGATTTAATATTACTGTGATCAAAAAACGAAAATCTTCACTATTCAAAAAGAAAGTAACTATATCGGGTTATATAAAAGAAAGGGGTTCGGAAGAATTGTTGATAGGTGCAAATATTCATATAAAAGGAACAAATATTGGAACAGTTAGCAACTCTTATGGTTTCTACTCTCTTACAATTCCGGCTCAGAAAGCGGTTTTAGGTGTTTCGTATGTGGGTTTTGACACTTTTGAATTGGAGAAAGATTTTTTTGAAGATATAGAGTTCGATATCGAACTCGAACAAAATAATATGTTGCAGAATATAGATTTAACGTATTCTTCAAGCAAAAGAATAGCAGATAAAGCCTATATGAATGTTGTTAGTATACAGCCAAAGGAGGTTGAAAAAATTCCGGCCTTGCTTGGCGAAAAGGATGTATTTAAAGCATTGCAGTATATGCCCGGTGTTCGTTCGGGTAGCGAGGCAACTGCCGGACTATACGTAAGGGGAGGAGGCCCTGACCAAAATCTAATAATTTTAGATGATGCTCAGGTTTATAATGCTATGCACCTTTTTGGTTTCTTTTCGGTTTTTAACGGAAATGCAGTAAAAAATGTCGACATGTATAAAGGCGGTTTTCCTGCCCGATTTGGAGGGAGGCTTTCTTCTGTTATAGACATAAGCATGAAAGATGGTAACAAAAACGACTTTGAGGGGCAGGGGAGTATTGGTTTGTTATCATCGAACATAATGGTTGAAGGACCAATAAAAGAAGGAAAATCATCCTTTATAGTTTCCGGTAGAAGAACTTACATCGATGTTTTAGCTGCTCCTTTTACTCGAGGGCCAGGATCGGCAGGGTATTACTTTTATGATTTTAGCGCAAAGTTTAACTATGAGTTTAGCAGTAAGGATAAGCTATTTGTGAGTGGCTATTTTGGTCGCGACAAACTAAGAATGATCGAAGGGGGAGAATTGTTTAAAATGTATTGGCAAAATGCAACGACAACATTACGCTGGAATCATCTTTTCAATTCAAAACTATTTAGTAATACATCATTGATTTTTAGTGATTATGATTTGGTAATGAAAGAAGAAGAAGAATATGGGAATGAAATTTATTTATCAAAATACAATTCGGGAATTAGAGATATTGGTGTAAAAACAGATTTTAACTGGATGCCAAACAGTGATCATTTTGTACGTTTCGGATTTAATGTTATTAATCATTATTTTTCTCCAAGTGTTTATAATATAGAAAATTATAATCAAGAAAACATTGTACAGGCAAAGCATATCAATACTATTGAGAGCTCTATATATGCCGAAGATGATTGGAAAATAGGTGACAGGATTAAGCTTAATGCCGGATTGAGGCTTAGTAATCTGATGCATGAAGGAGAAAATTACCTGAGTCTGGAACCAAGGATACTTGCTGCTTTTATGTTAACGGATAAAACATCGTTAAAGGCTTCATATTCCGAGATGAATCAATATGTACATCTTTTGTCGTCAACAGGATCGGGTATGCCAACCGATATTTGGGTTCCGGCTACTAATAAGGTTGCTCCTCAATTTTCAAGACAATATGCTATTGGTCTCGCAAATGATATAGAAAAATATGGATTAACTCTATCGGTTGAAGGATATTACAAAACCATGGAAAATATAATTTCCTATAAAGAAGGAACCGATTTTTTATATGTTTCCGAACCCTATCCGGGAGAAGAATTCGAATATGAAGATGCTGTAGTAGTTGGTAATGGATATTCTAAAGGTGTAGAATTTCTCCTTCAAAAGAATCAAGGAAAATTTAGCGGTTGGATAGGATACACCCTTTCATATACCAAACATAAGTTCGAAGAACTAAATCGCGGAAAGGAGTTTTTTCCCCGTCACGACCGTCGGCATGATATATCAATTGTTGGGATCTATGAGCTGACTCCCCGAATAGATTTTAGTGCTACATGGGTTTACGGAACCGGTGATGCATTTACTCTGGCAACCGAAGAATATAATGTTTATGATCACGATCCAACAGAGCCAATTGAATATGATGTAGATTATTATCCTGAAACTGGTAATATATATGTTGATGGCGGACCGGAGAAATATACAGTAAATCATTATGTCGAAAAAAATTCATTTAGGATGGCTGCTTATCATCGCCTCGATTTTGCTTTCCGATTCCACAAAACACTAAAAAGCGGACGTAAGCGTACATGGGAATTTGGTATTTATAATGTTTACAACCGTAAAAATCCTTTTTATTACGAATCTAGCTGGGTTAATGAAGGTGGTAAAAAACAAAATGTACTTCTTCAGTATAGCATTTTCCAGATTATTCCAAGTGTATCATATACTTTAAAATTTTAAAAAATGAAGAATATTTTAATTATAATTTCTTTTATCATTTTGCTTACATCGTGCCAAAAGATAAGCAATATGGATATACCCGATTCAGAACCACAATTAGTAGTAACTTATTTTGTAGGGCCAAATTTATATAGCGATACAACATATTTGAACCTTGACTGGAGCATACCTATTTATAATAACCCTGATTACTACGAACAAACGAATTGGAATATGCGTAATCCGGTGGAGTGGGCAAATGTTAGCATGAGTAAAAACGGGAATGAATTTTCACTGTTATACGATAGTATAATTAAGGTTTACCGTAACCCTAATTCAGATTTTAAAGCCGGTGATAATGTAGGGCTGTATGTAAATTATAATAAAGAAGAAGAAATACGGGCAAATTGTGTAGTACCCGAAAAGCCGCTTTTTGATATTGAGCTCTTGGATTTAACTATTAATGCAGAAGGAGATAGTGTTTTCTCGATAAAATATACTTCGCGCAATAAAGGAAAGAACTATTTTAAATTCTTTATGAAAGAATATGGTTCCTCCTTAAGGGATAGATATTATGATGTTGAAACCGGTCATTATATAGATTCAATTTACCGAAATACCGATGTGGAGAAATCTTACCTACAAAACCCTGTGAGAATTTTAAATGAAAATGAAAGTACAGTTCTTAGCACAGAGTATTTTAAAGGGGGTAATATAGCTTATTATAAGGATAAAGCATATAGACTGGATTCTGTAGAAACTTATGTGCTTAATATAGACGAAGACTATTATAAATTCGAAAATATGCCAAAATATGATTGGCATGAAGACGGGATATATCTCCTGTTTGTGGGTGAACCCGAACTGGATTTTACCAACGTAGAAGGTGGTTTGGGTATATTTTGCGCATATAATATAGATGTTGGAACAATTAATATTCAGGAAAGTGTTACTAAATAATAAATATGGCCTTACAACTAATGTTTGGTGTGTAAATTATCAGAATAAAAATTTAATGTTTACTAATATAAATCTTAATTAAAATGAAGAACTTGATAAAAACAATGTCAATTATTTTGTTTACTACTTTACTTTTTTCATCATGTGATAAAGATGATGAAGGAAATATTGATAAAATTATAGACAACGAGTATTATTCAGAATACACTCCCGGTAAATTTATAACTACAGAAGACTGGGATACTTCCAGTCCGGATGGCGTAATGAACTATTTAGGTAGTTTTGAATATGATAATGAAAACTTATTAAAATCTATCGAGATGATTGTTAATGAAGATGGAACTTTAATTGGTATCTTATCAATGGAAACTACCGTAGAAAACAGCAAAATTACAGAACTTATGGTAAGCTTCCTCGACGGAGAAAAGCATATCTATAAATACACTTACGAAGAAGACAAAATAAAAAAGGTAGAGAAGTATAAAAACAGTAATTATCTGAATAAAAAATCTGCTTCAGATTTAGACTTTTCATCGAGAAATATTTTTGCCAGTCCTGAAAATAACGGATTCATCAGCGAGGACTTTTCATTAATATGGTATTATACTCTAATGTACAAAGGCGATAAGGTTGAAAAACTTGAATACTATATACCTGAATCTGATGAGATTGTTGGTACTGTAAAAGTGTTTTGGGATGATAATAATATATCCAGGATAGAAAATACAAATCATATGCACCCTGATAAGGATTTAGCCACAATTGTTTATGAATTTGAATACGACACAAAGCCAAATCTGCAGAAGTATATGGCATTATGCGAATATGCAACAAACTATGTGTCAGAACTTGGAATAGAAGCAAATCATATGGGCTTGATATCATACTTCTCTGATAACAATTTAAAACATGTTAAAATAGACTATCCCGCAAGTGAAGTGTTTAATATCGAGGTTAGTACTGTGTATGATGGCGAAATTGCTACGGCAATAAGTATGCAATATGCAAATGGTGGATGTGTTATGTCTTCGACAGTTGATTATATTCAGGTTGAAAAGTAGTAGTTTGGGTTAATAATATAGCTTCACCTATGCTTTATCAAGCAGAATAAAAATCATGTAACTATCAATAAAACAAGGCGCTAACAAAGAGTGTGAACACTCCCTCCTTCTTCGAGTTTACAACCACACAAAAGAGGATATAAGGCAGCCGAGTAATCCCATTGGATTTTAACCTGTATAAACTAAAACCAATGCTAACTTTTCAAAAACAACATTTAAACAAACTCCCCCACTCATAGCTCACCCAAATTTAATATTATGTAAATATATCCTCAATGTTAAGAAATCGTTAAGTAAAATATGAAAAAGAATAATAAAACACTACATTTGCCCCACTGTTTGGGGCTTTCTGTCGTTTTTTACAGCTTATGAAGTAAATTATTTTTAGGTTTTGTTCTTCTCAAATTTTATTTGACAAAATGCTTCCGTTTTATAGGTGTAATTTTCTAAAAACAGTACAAGCAAATTATATATTCAATTTTGCTAATTACAATCAGTATTAAATTTATATACTGATATTTTTTACCATGTTAAAAACTCAATGATATATGAAGGGGAGAATTTTAAGTATCAATTTAAAAAAATACAGTTCAGATTTTTTTGGAGGTTTATCCGGTGCGATTGCCGTATTACCACAAACATTGGGTTTAAGTGTACTACTGTTTACATCATTCGGTTATGATGCTTCGGCAGGAGCTATGGCTGGTTTAATTGGTGCAGTAATTCTTCTTCTTTCTTCGGGTATTGCCGGGGCAACAATAGGTATGATCAGTGCTCCAAACGGGCCCGTTACCATGCTTCTTGTTGGCATGGTTGCTACGTTGAGTCAGAATTATGCTCCAAACGAAATTTTAATAATAGTAGGAGCAGTACTCTTATTAACAGGTATTTTCCAGATAGTATTCGGAATACTCGGAGGGGGTGAACTGATAAAACTAATACCATATCCGGTTGTCGCCAGTATGATTACTGCTATTGGTATATTGATGATTAAATCGCAGGTAAACCAGATTCTGCCCTCGAATGAAATAGTCGGTTGGTTTAAATACATCCCTCTTATAGTTGCCTTAGTAACAATAGCAATAATATATTTAGTTAAGAAATTCTTTCCTCGTTTACCGGCAATATTAATGGGACTTTTAGGTGGGATAATTGTTTATCCGCTTCTTGTGCTTTCGATGGAAAATCCAAATTCAAAATGGGTAATCGGATCTTTGCCAACAATAGAACCCGGAGTAATATTAAGCAGGTTTAATGGAATAGAACTCGAAAGCTTACCATGGCAACTGATAGTTACATCAGCTTTGGCTTTAACAGTTTTAGTTATGATAGATTGTTTGTTAACTGCTTTGGTAGCTGATACACAAACTTCGGAACGTCACAATGCAAAAAATGAGCTTGTAGCTCAGGGTTTTGCACAAATACTTATCGGCCTTGTTGGTGGGGTTGGTGGTGGAGGAACAAAAGGCTCTACACTTGCAAATACTATGGCAGGTGGACGTAGATGGAGTCCGGTTTTTGCAGCTGTACTTATTTTACTCATGGCCTTATTTGGTAGAGGAATAGGATCATTCCTGCCCCTGTCGGCCCTTTCGGGAGTTATCATCTACATAGGTATCAACATGATCAATAAGAACATTATCTTCTGGTTAAAAGACAAATTTACAAGAGTAGATGCAATTAACGCCCTTACTGTAATTGCAACAACAATGATATTTGATGTTACTAAAGCCGTAGCACTTGGGATGATATTTGCAGTTATTACCTTTATAAGAAGAGCAATAAAGCGTCCGTTAATAAGACGTCAAACAAATATATTAGAATATCCTTCACCGCGAAAAAGAAGCGAGAAACACCGTGAGATTATTGAAGCAAACGGCGATAAGGCATTATTGATAGAACTTCAGGGTGACCTGTATTTTGCTACAACCGATCAATTGTATCGTAATGTGATGGAAAGAATCGATGGAAGGTTAGTAATAATTCTTCATTTCAGAAGGGTTATTTCTATCGACATGAGTGGTATGGTATTGTTGATGCAACTTGTAGAAATAGCTGAGAAAAACGGTACTAAAATTGTATTTACCCATTTACATAAGAATCTGGGCTTCGGTAAACAAATGAAAAAGGCTTTCAGACTTATCGAAAGTAAAAAGGAAAGTACTACAAATATATTCCATTCAACTGCCAGAGCATTAGAATTTGCAGAAGACCTTATACTAAAAAACGAATACAAGGATCAGGAATATTTTGATACAGCACCCGTAAGCTTTGAAGACAATAACCTGTGTAAATCATTAGATGATGTGGCAGTATCGACATTGAAAAATATCGCAAAAAAGCGAAAATTCGAAGACAGGGAAGTTGTTTTGGAAGAAGGCGATAAAACTAAATCGCTTCACCTTGTAACAAGTGGATTTGTTGAGCAACGTTTGTATAATGGACCTACATCGTATAAAGTACTGGCAAAATACTCTCCCGGAACATACTACGGTAAAGTATCGTTCTTTAGCAAAGGACCTTTAACTACAAGGTTTGTTGCACTGAGGGATACAACAGTATATGAGATCAAGCGAAAGAATATTAAAGACGAATCAGCCAAAGCCAAGGATGAATTCTTTACAGATGTAACGATGGCAATTGGTAGAAGCTTATCTAAGGAATCTAAAAGATTTATAGAGGAAATTCACAGGTTGGAGGCTCTTTAAAGTCTAAAGCCTGATACGCTTTTTAGCGTGGATTTTAGTGTTTTTTCCCTGATGATGTCTGCCATGGAGTAGGCGGGTTTATTAGGTATTACTACCTTTGTGAAATGAGTTCATCTGTTCTACACATAAAAAACATGGTTTGTAACCGCTGCATAAGGGTGGTTAGAGAAGAGTTTGCAAAACTGGAAATAGAAATCTCAGAAATAGAATTAGGCAAAGTTACTATTCCGTCAGAACTTAGTGACGGGCAACTTGCAGTAGTCAGAGATGTGTTAAAGGAAAATGGTTTTGAGTTAATTGACGACAAGAGAAGCAAGCTTATTGATAGTATAAAGACCCTAATTATTGAAAAAATACATCACGAAAAAGAGATGTCAGCATCTATAAACAGCTCAGAATTTATTTCAGGAGAGATAGGTTATGATTATTCCTACCTGAGTAAGCTTTTTTCATCGGTAGAGGGTATTACGATTGAAAAATTTATTATCAACCAAAAGATCGAAAAGGCTAAAGAACTATTGGTTTATAATGAATTAACCTTAAATGAAATTTCGTATCAGTTAGGATATAGCAGTGTTCAGCATCTTTCGAATCAGTTCAAGAAAATTACCGGACTTACTCCTTCGCATTTTAAAAAGTTGAAAGAAAACAAACGCAAACCTTTGGATAAAGTATAATAGCAGATGCTATAATCCAAAAATGATATAATTCTTTTCCAAAATAGTATAATGCTTCCGGTGTGATTACTTCCGTACTTTGTAATATAAATAAGAAGTAATGGAAGAAAAAGCTTATATAGAAACATTTTTTAGGGATTTTGCAATTATATTGAGTGAAATGTCGCCTTATCTTTTACTGGGTTTTTTCTTTGCGGGACTGTTGTACGCTTTTATGCCCCGTCAGAAGATTGAGCGATATTTTAACGGCAAGCCTCTAAAATCATCTGTTTTAGCCTCTGTATTTGGTATTCCAATGCCACTCTGTTCCTGCGGAGTTATTCCCACCGGCACAGCTTTATATAAAAA from Bacteroidota bacterium encodes:
- a CDS encoding HipA N-terminal domain-containing protein, yielding MRQAKVIYKNEEAGLLTQLDNGDFVFRYHDTWFNSADKPAISLTLPKNQQEYQAEHLFPFFYNMLPEGTNKQVVCHAMRIDKKDHFGLLLNTATYDTIGAVRIIKIDNV
- a CDS encoding HipA domain-containing protein, which produces MSLSDIQYCPGTLKEGNQTYSSTALKRVFNGKKVSHVLPYESPATNEVTDELFDDNRKRMSISGVQEKFSILLDKNKLRLIKEGEQGQYILKSKPSAGKNPEQMPANEHLTMQIARQVFNIETAENALIFFSNGDQAYITKRFDVKDDGTKRAQEDFAALAQRTPQTHGENYKYLGNYYELFELLKKFVPAYNVEAPKLLKLILFNYLFSNGDAHFKNFSLIQTELGDYKLSPAYDLLNSRIHIADKDFALDDGLLPSAQAKGKVHEQFHKLGEIAGINTKLIDGIFSLLTSKKDEVLNLISHSYLSDKLKRNYEQAYLTRLKKLNRN
- a CDS encoding helix-turn-helix domain-containing protein produces the protein MHFSKLIKTIKARREMLQVNQEMLAELSGVSLRTLKQFESGKGNPTLQTISKLADALGLELTLQVKTLINETS
- a CDS encoding FecR family protein encodes the protein MKNKENKLLHKYLNDDINDQENLALLVLEKKKIYDKKDEVFKNHLHESKLKMDIFSGINAKRVKKMSLYRALQIAATVVIMLGIGLGYIINSAYFGTTELSNNLKNPQSYNLPDGTEITLASGSSIFYDADFDDEFRKVELKGEAFFDVERDENRPFIIKTDRLNTEVLGTSFNIKQTDKAVKVTVVTGLVKVYDNKNEVKVKPQHEAVYNINSSDLVKHQIDNDYATSWLKDKYRLNRVDIIQLTDFVEQRFGVSLLYKDKEIEHTLITTTVRKGESIDDFIEKINDLEEINITKLNANELNVTLVEN
- a CDS encoding AraC family transcriptional regulator codes for the protein MSSSVLHIKNMVCNRCIRVVREEFAKLEIEISEIELGKVTIPSELSDGQLAVVRDVLKENGFELIDDKRSKLIDSIKTLIIEKIHHEKEMSASINSSEFISGEIGYDYSYLSKLFSSVEGITIEKFIINQKIEKAKELLVYNELTLNEISYQLGYSSVQHLSNQFKKITGLTPSHFKKLKENKRKPLDKV
- a CDS encoding TonB-dependent receptor, which gives rise to MISKINIRNVIIIFLAVFFVYPIAVAQGVQKDPGDEKITVKESNITLSELLDIMDSKSEYDVSYGNYVISLSDKYNFTYHSKTVFNILDDISKKLNVSYKVSGFNITVIKKRKSSLFKKKVTISGYIKERGSEELLIGANIHIKGTNIGTVSNSYGFYSLTIPAQKAVLGVSYVGFDTFELEKDFFEDIEFDIELEQNNMLQNIDLTYSSSKRIADKAYMNVVSIQPKEVEKIPALLGEKDVFKALQYMPGVRSGSEATAGLYVRGGGPDQNLIILDDAQVYNAMHLFGFFSVFNGNAVKNVDMYKGGFPARFGGRLSSVIDISMKDGNKNDFEGQGSIGLLSSNIMVEGPIKEGKSSFIVSGRRTYIDVLAAPFTRGPGSAGYYFYDFSAKFNYEFSSKDKLFVSGYFGRDKLRMIEGGELFKMYWQNATTTLRWNHLFNSKLFSNTSLIFSDYDLVMKEEEEYGNEIYLSKYNSGIRDIGVKTDFNWMPNSDHFVRFGFNVINHYFSPSVYNIENYNQENIVQAKHINTIESSIYAEDDWKIGDRIKLNAGLRLSNLMHEGENYLSLEPRILAAFMLTDKTSLKASYSEMNQYVHLLSSTGSGMPTDIWVPATNKVAPQFSRQYAIGLANDIEKYGLTLSVEGYYKTMENIISYKEGTDFLYVSEPYPGEEFEYEDAVVVGNGYSKGVEFLLQKNQGKFSGWIGYTLSYTKHKFEELNRGKEFFPRHDRRHDISIVGIYELTPRIDFSATWVYGTGDAFTLATEEYNVYDHDPTEPIEYDVDYYPETGNIYVDGGPEKYTVNHYVEKNSFRMAAYHRLDFAFRFHKTLKSGRKRTWEFGIYNVYNRKNPFYYESSWVNEGGKKQNVLLQYSIFQIIPSVSYTLKF
- a CDS encoding DUF4249 family protein, which codes for MKNILIIISFIILLTSCQKISNMDIPDSEPQLVVTYFVGPNLYSDTTYLNLDWSIPIYNNPDYYEQTNWNMRNPVEWANVSMSKNGNEFSLLYDSIIKVYRNPNSDFKAGDNVGLYVNYNKEEEIRANCVVPEKPLFDIELLDLTINAEGDSVFSIKYTSRNKGKNYFKFFMKEYGSSLRDRYYDVETGHYIDSIYRNTDVEKSYLQNPVRILNENESTVLSTEYFKGGNIAYYKDKAYRLDSVETYVLNIDEDYYKFENMPKYDWHEDGIYLLFVGEPELDFTNVEGGLGIFCAYNIDVGTINIQESVTK
- a CDS encoding RNA polymerase sigma-70 factor yields the protein MNKVFSKHDSTDDNLFSSIKQSDERAFRILYDRYWKALYAFAYSFTEDEDLSKDIVQEIWITFWDKRKNIDVKNVKAYLYSMVRNRVYNQLRDNKKLEHQLEIIDKYLTVDDITDLTDLADTNQLLEEAIAKLPERNREIFMLSRFEGLSNQEIADRLDISKRTVENHLTNSLRQIRKSVIVALLLASI
- a CDS encoding SulP family inorganic anion transporter → MKGRILSINLKKYSSDFFGGLSGAIAVLPQTLGLSVLLFTSFGYDASAGAMAGLIGAVILLLSSGIAGATIGMISAPNGPVTMLLVGMVATLSQNYAPNEILIIVGAVLLLTGIFQIVFGILGGGELIKLIPYPVVASMITAIGILMIKSQVNQILPSNEIVGWFKYIPLIVALVTIAIIYLVKKFFPRLPAILMGLLGGIIVYPLLVLSMENPNSKWVIGSLPTIEPGVILSRFNGIELESLPWQLIVTSALALTVLVMIDCLLTALVADTQTSERHNAKNELVAQGFAQILIGLVGGVGGGGTKGSTLANTMAGGRRWSPVFAAVLILLMALFGRGIGSFLPLSALSGVIIYIGINMINKNIIFWLKDKFTRVDAINALTVIATTMIFDVTKAVALGMIFAVITFIRRAIKRPLIRRQTNILEYPSPRKRSEKHREIIEANGDKALLIELQGDLYFATTDQLYRNVMERIDGRLVIILHFRRVISIDMSGMVLLMQLVEIAEKNGTKIVFTHLHKNLGFGKQMKKAFRLIESKKESTTNIFHSTARALEFAEDLILKNEYKDQEYFDTAPVSFEDNNLCKSLDDVAVSTLKNIAKKRKFEDREVVLEEGDKTKSLHLVTSGFVEQRLYNGPTSYKVLAKYSPGTYYGKVSFFSKGPLTTRFVALRDTTVYEIKRKNIKDESAKAKDEFFTDVTMAIGRSLSKESKRFIEEIHRLEAL